From Candidatus Methylomirabilota bacterium, the proteins below share one genomic window:
- a CDS encoding alpha/beta hydrolase: RPHHYRAFMSLVRHWAGWEDARANYAKIAVPVLLVYGEGDWSRPDEREANHRAIPGAQMTIVKDASHFLSLDAPDALIQHILNFSHARQEGVTEHSGLH; encoded by the coding sequence CGGCCCCATCATTATCGAGCTTTTATGTCCCTCGTGCGCCATTGGGCAGGGTGGGAGGATGCCCGGGCGAACTACGCAAAGATTGCTGTCCCTGTGTTGTTAGTCTACGGTGAAGGGGATTGGTCCCGCCCTGACGAGCGCGAGGCCAACCACCGAGCAATTCCAGGAGCGCAGATGACGATCGTAAAAGACGCAAGCCACTTTCTGTCCCTGGACGCACCTGACGCACTCATCCAGCACATCCTCAACTTCAGTCACGCCAGGCAAGAAGGAGTGACAGAACACTCGGGTCTGCATTGA